A single window of Labeo rohita strain BAU-BD-2019 chromosome 4, IGBB_LRoh.1.0, whole genome shotgun sequence DNA harbors:
- the LOC127164026 gene encoding gastrula zinc finger protein XlCGF57.1-like isoform X2, with protein MQVVPTAHVVPLINNKHGFPLKTDLLVLKEDSQELNEMEEKDHDFMTGGKSPHNKLSSRNRAQKKGTRSYFNCQQCGRSFTKKENLDVHMRIHNSENPFTCQQCGKSFTQKRTLKSHLRIHTGERPFTCELCGKSFTRELNLRYHMNNHTGEKPFSCDQCEKSFTRKVGLKSHMRIHSRKNSFKCNQCGMSFPDMDRLNRHVIIHSAEKPFKCQQCGRGFKFNKNLKTHMRIHSGEKPFTCHHCGKHFSHKVSLKTHLRLHTGEKPYTCSLCRKSFTYKSTLNAHVRVHTGESPYTCKLCGKSFSQKGNLQTHMRIHTGEKPFICGQCGRNFRCKVTLIYHMRIHSRENCFICQQCGTKFTDSKHLKDHVITHIGEKPFMCHHCGKSFTLKGNLKTHMRLHTGEKPFKCNQCEKSFRHNVSLQTHMRLHTGEKPFKCLECEKSFTYQRDLKRHLKTHSGKKLQPDKKLTNRGHLKSPLPIHSGGRQLNCDQCNRTFLLPSHLKIHLKSHADVRPYLCSLCGKSFKWLRNLKWHQKIRVCAKSRLRSHHS; from the exons atgcaagTTGTGCCAACAGCTCATGTCGTACCACTCATCAACAACAAACATGGCTTTCCACTTAAAACGG ACCTGTTAGTGCTGAAAGAGGACAGTCAAGAACTAAATGAAATGGAAGAGAAAGATCATGATTTTATGACTGGAGGAAAATCCCCACATAATAAGTTGTCCTCAAGAAATAGAGCTCAAAAGAAAGGAACTAGGAGTTACTTCaactgccaacagtgtggaaggAGTTTCACTAAGAAAGAAAACCTTGACgtccacatgagaattcacaatAGTGAGAATCctttcacctgccaacagtgtggaaagagttttactCAAAAAAGAACTCTTAAAAGCCAtctgagaattcacactggagagaggcCTTTCACATGTGAACTGTGTGGAAAGAGCTTTACGCGTGAACTAAACCTTAGATATCACATGAACAATCACACCGGTGAGAAGCCATTCTCATGTGATCAGTGTGAAAAGAGTTTCACACGTAAAGTAGGTCTTAAAAGCCACATGAGAATTCATTCgagaaaaaacagttttaaatgtaaTCAGTGTGGAATGAGTTTCCCAGACATGGATCGTCTTAACAGGCATGTAATAATTCACTCTGCAGAGAAGCCTTTCAAATGCCAGCAGTGTGGAAGGGGTTTCAAATTCAATAAAAACCTTAAGACGCACATGAGAATTCACTCCGGAGAGAAGCCTTTCACATGCCATCACTGTGGGAAGCATTTCAGTCATAAAGTAAGCCTTAAGACTCACTTAAGacttcacactggagagaaaccttacacATGCTCTCTGTGCAGAAAGAGTTTCACGTATAAATCGACCCTTAATGCCCATgtgagagttcacactggagagagccCTTACACATGCAAACTGTGTGGAAAGAGCTTCTCACAAAAAGGAAATCTACAGACCCATATGAGAATTCATACCGGGGAGAAACCGTTTATATGTGGTCAGTGTGGAAGGAATTTCAGATGTAAAGTAACCCTCATTTACCATATGAGGATTCATTCAAGAGAGAACTGTTTTATATGTCAGCAGTGTGGAACAAAGTTCACAGACAGTAAACACCTTAAGGATCATGTAATAACTCACATCGGTGAGAAGCCTTTCATGTGCCATcactgtggaaagagtttcacacTTAAAGGAAACCTCAAGACTCACATGAGacttcacactggagagaagccttttaAATGCAATCAGTGTGAAAAGAGTTTCAGACATAATGTAAGCCTCCAGACTCACATGAGacttcacactggagagaagcctttcaaGTGTCTTGAGTGTGAGAAGAGTTTCACATACCAAAGAGACCTGAAGCGCCATTTGAAAACTCATTCTGGAAAGAAACTGCAGCCTGACAAGAAGTTAACAAACAGAGGCCATTTAAAAAGTCCCCTGCCCATTCACTCTGGAGGAAGGCAACTTAATTGTGATCAGTGTAATAGAACATTTCTTTTGCCATCACACTTAAAGATACACCTGAAAAGTCATGCAGATGTGAGACCTTATTTGTGTTCcttgtgtggaaagagttttaaaTGGCTCAGAAATTTAAAATGGCACCAGAAAATACGTGTCTGTGCGAAATCAAGGCTACGTTCACACCACAGCTAA
- the LOC127164026 gene encoding gastrula zinc finger protein XlCGF57.1-like isoform X1 has product MKMAFIKEESEDIKIEEAFRVKNEDTEEQKDLLVLKEDSQELNEMEEKDHDFMTGGKSPHNKLSSRNRAQKKGTRSYFNCQQCGRSFTKKENLDVHMRIHNSENPFTCQQCGKSFTQKRTLKSHLRIHTGERPFTCELCGKSFTRELNLRYHMNNHTGEKPFSCDQCEKSFTRKVGLKSHMRIHSRKNSFKCNQCGMSFPDMDRLNRHVIIHSAEKPFKCQQCGRGFKFNKNLKTHMRIHSGEKPFTCHHCGKHFSHKVSLKTHLRLHTGEKPYTCSLCRKSFTYKSTLNAHVRVHTGESPYTCKLCGKSFSQKGNLQTHMRIHTGEKPFICGQCGRNFRCKVTLIYHMRIHSRENCFICQQCGTKFTDSKHLKDHVITHIGEKPFMCHHCGKSFTLKGNLKTHMRLHTGEKPFKCNQCEKSFRHNVSLQTHMRLHTGEKPFKCLECEKSFTYQRDLKRHLKTHSGKKLQPDKKLTNRGHLKSPLPIHSGGRQLNCDQCNRTFLLPSHLKIHLKSHADVRPYLCSLCGKSFKWLRNLKWHQKIRVCAKSRLRSHHS; this is encoded by the exons ATGAAGATGGcatttattaaagaggagagtgaagatATTAAGATTGAAGAAGCATTCAGAGTGAAAaatgaagatactgaggaacaaaaag ACCTGTTAGTGCTGAAAGAGGACAGTCAAGAACTAAATGAAATGGAAGAGAAAGATCATGATTTTATGACTGGAGGAAAATCCCCACATAATAAGTTGTCCTCAAGAAATAGAGCTCAAAAGAAAGGAACTAGGAGTTACTTCaactgccaacagtgtggaaggAGTTTCACTAAGAAAGAAAACCTTGACgtccacatgagaattcacaatAGTGAGAATCctttcacctgccaacagtgtggaaagagttttactCAAAAAAGAACTCTTAAAAGCCAtctgagaattcacactggagagaggcCTTTCACATGTGAACTGTGTGGAAAGAGCTTTACGCGTGAACTAAACCTTAGATATCACATGAACAATCACACCGGTGAGAAGCCATTCTCATGTGATCAGTGTGAAAAGAGTTTCACACGTAAAGTAGGTCTTAAAAGCCACATGAGAATTCATTCgagaaaaaacagttttaaatgtaaTCAGTGTGGAATGAGTTTCCCAGACATGGATCGTCTTAACAGGCATGTAATAATTCACTCTGCAGAGAAGCCTTTCAAATGCCAGCAGTGTGGAAGGGGTTTCAAATTCAATAAAAACCTTAAGACGCACATGAGAATTCACTCCGGAGAGAAGCCTTTCACATGCCATCACTGTGGGAAGCATTTCAGTCATAAAGTAAGCCTTAAGACTCACTTAAGacttcacactggagagaaaccttacacATGCTCTCTGTGCAGAAAGAGTTTCACGTATAAATCGACCCTTAATGCCCATgtgagagttcacactggagagagccCTTACACATGCAAACTGTGTGGAAAGAGCTTCTCACAAAAAGGAAATCTACAGACCCATATGAGAATTCATACCGGGGAGAAACCGTTTATATGTGGTCAGTGTGGAAGGAATTTCAGATGTAAAGTAACCCTCATTTACCATATGAGGATTCATTCAAGAGAGAACTGTTTTATATGTCAGCAGTGTGGAACAAAGTTCACAGACAGTAAACACCTTAAGGATCATGTAATAACTCACATCGGTGAGAAGCCTTTCATGTGCCATcactgtggaaagagtttcacacTTAAAGGAAACCTCAAGACTCACATGAGacttcacactggagagaagccttttaAATGCAATCAGTGTGAAAAGAGTTTCAGACATAATGTAAGCCTCCAGACTCACATGAGacttcacactggagagaagcctttcaaGTGTCTTGAGTGTGAGAAGAGTTTCACATACCAAAGAGACCTGAAGCGCCATTTGAAAACTCATTCTGGAAAGAAACTGCAGCCTGACAAGAAGTTAACAAACAGAGGCCATTTAAAAAGTCCCCTGCCCATTCACTCTGGAGGAAGGCAACTTAATTGTGATCAGTGTAATAGAACATTTCTTTTGCCATCACACTTAAAGATACACCTGAAAAGTCATGCAGATGTGAGACCTTATTTGTGTTCcttgtgtggaaagagttttaaaTGGCTCAGAAATTTAAAATGGCACCAGAAAATACGTGTCTGTGCGAAATCAAGGCTACGTTCACACCACAGCTAA